ATGATTATTTAAACTCATTTTGGGCTTATGATATAGAAGGCAATTACTGGTCTCAAAAAGCAGATTTCACAGGTGTTGCACGTAATGCAGCAGCAGGTTTTACGGTTAATGATAAAGGGTATATTGGTTCTGGATATGATGGTTTAGATGAACTAGCAGATTTCTATTCGTATGACCCAGGAACAAATGCATGGACACAGATAGCAGATTTCCCATCTACACCTAGAAGAAATGCAATAGGTTTTGGATTAAATGGAGTTGGTTATTTTGGTACCGGCTTTGATGGAGATAATGATCGTAAAGATTTTTGGAAATACAACCCTACGACTGATTCTTGGTCAGAGCTAGTTGGTTTCGGAGGCGATAAGAGACGTGCAGCTACAACATTTATTCTAGAAGATAAAGCGTATTTAGCGACGGGTATTTCTAACGGTGTTTATTTAACAGATTTCTGGGTTTTTGATCCTACTACAGAAGTGTGGACAGAAAAATTAGAATTAGATGAAGAAGATGATTATGCTATAGCCCGCAGTAATGCTGTAGGTTTTACATTAAATGGCTATGGCTATATAGCTTGTGGAGATCGTAGTGGTGCAAGTACTTCTGTTTGGGAATATGATCCTTTAACGGATACCTGGGAAGTAAAGACAAGTTATGAAGGTACAACACGACAAGACCCTGTGGCATTTTCAAATGGTTCAAGAGGCTTTGTTGGTTTAGGTAGATCTGGTACTTTATATTTAGATGATTTGCAAGAATTTTTTCCTTTTGCAGAATATGATGATGAAGATTAATTTGAATTAGTTATTTATAATGAATAGGGTTGTTTTATCGAAAATCAGCCCTATTATTCTTAAAATTTTGATAAATGAAAAAGAGCAATCTAGATAAAACCATAACTTTAGCAGCATTTACTATAGCATTGATAACCATTGTAATGGTTATTATGAATTATATGGACTCCAAACCTATATTAGATTCTGAGGTTTTTACGGTAGAAGGCGGTTTTGGATATCAAATACAAGCAGAAGATAAAATAATTATCAAACAAGAATATATTCCTGCTATACAAGGAGCAGTTCCTTTTAACACTAAAAATGATGCGTGGTTAGTGTCTAATTTGGTTATAAACAAGCTTTTAAATAAAGAGAATCCTGTAGTTACCTTAAACGATTTAGAAAATTTAAATATAAAAGTGTTGAATAGGCAGTAAATTTATGGTTCTAAAGAAAAGGTACTTTTGGCAAATTTTTATTCATGTAATACTATGGCTATTTTTTTATGGTCTTCTGTTATATCCATTTATTTCTCAAGAAAGGCCATTTCCGCCAGATCTTCATATTCGCTTTATTTTTTCATTTCTACTATTTTATATTAACTACTATTACCTAATTCCTAAGCTTTTATTAAAGAAGAATGTTGCCAATTATATTGTAATCTCTATTGTATTAATTATCATATTTG
This genomic stretch from Cellulophaga algicola DSM 14237 harbors:
- a CDS encoding DUF4907 domain-containing protein — protein: MKKSNLDKTITLAAFTIALITIVMVIMNYMDSKPILDSEVFTVEGGFGYQIQAEDKIIIKQEYIPAIQGAVPFNTKNDAWLVSNLVINKLLNKENPVVTLNDLENLNIKVLNRQ
- a CDS encoding Kelch repeat-containing protein encodes the protein MKKMVLKHKIAYLCSISLLLVATSCSSDDDDDDTGNWVERSVFDGSPRSGATSFTIGNIGYMGVGYDGDDYLNSFWAYDIEGNYWSQKADFTGVARNAAAGFTVNDKGYIGSGYDGLDELADFYSYDPGTNAWTQIADFPSTPRRNAIGFGLNGVGYFGTGFDGDNDRKDFWKYNPTTDSWSELVGFGGDKRRAATTFILEDKAYLATGISNGVYLTDFWVFDPTTEVWTEKLELDEEDDYAIARSNAVGFTLNGYGYIACGDRSGASTSVWEYDPLTDTWEVKTSYEGTTRQDPVAFSNGSRGFVGLGRSGTLYLDDLQEFFPFAEYDDED